In Poecilia reticulata strain Guanapo linkage group LG11, Guppy_female_1.0+MT, whole genome shotgun sequence, the genomic stretch CAACTGCCTTCTTTCACTACGACCACCATTTCCACAATtaagcagctttaaaaaaaaaaacaaaaaaaaaaacaaacaaaaaaaaactacttaaacaaaatattgctgCTTCTGATCGGGATGTGTGGTGCtgtgaacacaaaaaaaaaaaacaaacaaaaaaaaactacttaaacaaaatattgctgCTTCTGATCGGGATGTGTGGTGCTGTGAACACATATATTTGCCTGGACATATCTGAACACAGCAGGTGAACCGCATCCGCTTAATTTGACGCTTACAACTTTTTTTGGCCTCTCTTAGGACAAAAACATTGagaactttttctcttttttttcttctttttttttttttttactgggttTGTCATTTAAGCTCAGACAGCAGACAACCGGGGAACCTACAACACTGCACCGTGAGGAAATTGGTTTCCCTCAACAAGGAAGACCCTCCGTTTCTGCTGCATGTGGTTCAGTTAGCAACGTTCTGCGGCCCTTCGGGGATCAGCGACATGAAGAACGTGACGATGAAGGACCACGTGGAGGACAAGAAGCCGGCGTTGGGGGCGCTGTGAGGATCCTCCGCTCCTTCCTCTCCGCTCTCCCCGTCGTCGTCTGAGGCGTCGTCGTTCACTCCGTCCTGCACAGATAGATCACAGTCGGACGAGCGGAGCCCAGTGAGACGCGACTCATGCCAGGGGTTTGCACTTCAGGCTGACCCGTGTGAAACATGAGCCTGGACTTGAAAGCCTAGCGAGGTATTTTTCATGCCGTCTGCAGCAATAACTGTCAAAGCCCGActaaagtggaagaaaaggaTCGCCACACTTTCCGTTTCACCGCAGATtaaacgattaatctgattaatcatttcattattcaaataatcgtcaactaatttagtaattggtCACTAAATGAAggatacagactcaaaaaaaaaggcCGTTAGATGGAAAAAGCAACATATAaagagcagcaattaagcctgaaatgtacaataaatgcgctttattgtacatttttgttcaaaaaatacgtatttattgcacattttgtaATTAAGATAAGATTTTGTCAGTGAATATGTTTGACCCAAACACATTTACTCCTGAAGTGGCAGAGTTTTAGCTCCTGGCGAGTCAAATATCCTGTAgttaagtgaaaaatctgcagaatgtgccaattttttttatcgGATTAATTGTCATAATAATTGATTGCATAATCGACTACTCAGATAATAGTTAATAAATTCCCTtcactctgatacccctaaataaaagttatagcagtaaaatgtatttgaatacAAAGCCACGGATCACAGGGAACGTTTGTGGCGGCAATGTGACACATGCTACTTCTCGGTTGGGTTGGTTGTGGAAGAAAACAAGACCTTCAatgaacaaaactgaaactcTCAAACTGTTGCAACTTCTAAACTCCAAAGTTTCAGGTGACGGATGAGGAGGGCCCTTTACCACTTCTTGTAGGTCCTGGTTTTGCAGTTCTGCCTCCATTTCTTCCTGATTGGGCCGGTCTCCAGGGAGCTGCAGCTCGTTTTCCAGGTTGAAGGGAAACCAGCCGGCCTGGTGGCTGCAggcagaaaacatcaaaatcacGTCTGCTCTGATCCCAAATGTCAGCGGCTGATGCTTCATTTATAACAAAGCAAGAATTTGTATATGACAGTATAACTTCTTACCAAGTCAAAACAGGGTAAAATATAAGGCAGCTTGAATTCATGGCTGCTACAAGACAATAATATTCTGAAAGCCAGCAGCAGCCAGCAGTCTGTTTAACTCTGACTTCGCTAATGAGAACACAGAACTCCGTACTGACAGGGTTCCAACGCAGTCTGCAATTTGATTCAAGTATTTTTCAGGTctggatggaaaaagaaaacacgaaaaaaaaaaaaaatgtatttccagaCTTTACTCCCCACTTGCTTATCTAAATGAGTCCTTCCAACGTTACTTGATTTGTCTTGTCGTTTCTTCCTGCCTCATTCTCCCTCAGTCATTGcgtctttccttccttcctctcttccCTGTGATTGCTTCCATCTCTTTGCCTTTTCCTGTCTTACCTTCCATTCCTTCATCCCTGCCTTCATTTCTCGTCCCTCATTTtcccaatatttatttttccatccttGTATCCTACCTCCATTCCATCTgtcctttcttctctttctttgagTGCTTTATTCTTCCCTTCCTTCTATACTTCCTTTTTCAATTCTTTTGTATGTCTCTTTCCTAGCCTTCTTCTCATCCTTAAGCTTACATTTAGATCACTGGTATCTTTGAATGTATTGATAGATGCCATTACGTTGTATGTTTTATGGTTATTGtgttgtaactttttttttaatgttctgtaGTCTTGGCCAGGTTTCTcttataaagaaatattttgatctCCATGGGACACACCTGCTTAAATAAagattattactattattattattaagtacAGCCTTAATTTTCATTGTCTTCATTCCTCTCTTGTGTCATTTCTTCCTCCAAGTTTCTAGTTTCTGCTGCGCCGTGTTTCACTGTATACATATCTACCAAACATTCACAGTGAATTTTTCTCTTAACAGACAGCAAAAGACAGACATCATCTAGaagttttatatgaaaaatgCAGAGGAGTtctgtaatggaaaaaaaccctgaatccACATTCACTGCTTTTAATAAACTCACGacggaaatattttaaaggaagCTTTAATTTCAGCATCATCAAGTGGAGAGACGATCTCTCGCTGTGGGAATCGGAAGCAACTGAGACGATACTTTAAGGAAATAATGCGCCTGCTGGAGCATGCAGACAAAACAATGCTTCACTCACAGGTAGAGCACCAGCATGGCCATCATCACCATGACAAAACGGCTGAAGGAGGAGTAGAAGTAGACTATACTGAGCAAGATGGCAGCGCGAGAAAATGTGTAGACCCAGTCCAGCCAATCCCTGTTGAGCTCCTCCTCGTTCAGGATCTCCCCACCCTGAGCGTTCATCTGGACCTCCGGGTTTCCGTGGCGACCCGCCTGCGGTCGTTGGCTGAGAGGGTCGGACTGGCTGGACTGAGCGGAGGGCTGGTCGGGTCGGAGGAGCTGAGAGGAAGATGCCAGTAACTGGCTACAGGAGAGGAGAGATGAGGAAGAGTGTGAAGGATTTGTGCTAACGGAAAGGCTCGGATGGAAATAAAACGACGATAACAAAGCGGGGCCTTACTAGTGCATGTAGTACTGTCTTGCATACAGCTGCTGCCACCACATCAAAGTCATGGGGGCGTAGTAGGAGGGCGTGTTTATGGGGGCTGATGCCATTTGATGAGTCCAgctggaaagaaaacagaaaacaagacttTCGGCAAAAACACGACATTTTCGTTTCATAACAGACTGATTGTTCAAACTagagaaaaagataaataaaacgGCGATGCTTGAGAGAGATCAGAACTTGGTTTTAGTTAAACAGCAAACTAGGTTATATATTATTATAGATGCTGCCATCAATTATGCTGGCAAATCGCAGCAGCCTAAATGAAATCAGGAGTTTTAGAGataaaaactaactttattTGACACTTTAAGATGTCAAGTCTTCATCTGCAGTGCTAAATCAacctcctctctctctcgctctgcAGCACTGTAAAAGTTAAACTAGTCAAAAAGCTTACCTATGCATAAATTGTGAATACATATGGTGGTAGGGGAAGGCTCCAGCCTGCTGTCTCAGCCAATCGCTGCCCTCTCCTGCAGCCACCTGACCGGCACTGTTAGAACTCTGAGAGGCCTGCGACCAGGAAATTGGCTGAATATTAGCAATAAGCACGAAATAAAAGCACATGGCAGTTTGTAGCCCTCTGGGAAATGTGGATTACAGCAGAGAGGCGCATGATGAAAGGAAGTGAGACAATGATGAAATTATTTGAAAGATGTGAGAGAGGGACGCGGATGACCCACCGTGGGACCGGCGGCGCTCTCCTGAGGCTTGTTACCGCGGCTGCGGGGCGGCTTCGGGGAGCTGGGAGGGGTTCTGGAGGCACACACCAGATGGAGCATATGGTACTCGTCCTGCTGCGGAGGCGAGTGCAGCTCATTACCTCACACAGCCAAAGTCTTGCATGTTCTCTACATGTACTTTTACCCACACGGACCGCTTCAAAGCGCTTCGAAGGCAAACTTTTTAACATACGGTCTGACAActtagaaaagaca encodes the following:
- the LOC103472666 gene encoding homocysteine-responsive endoplasmic reticulum-resident ubiquitin-like domain member 2 protein isoform X2; amino-acid sequence: MDQGVVDSPVILVIKAPNQKYDDQTINCYQNWTVEKLKAHLSDVYPSKPSSKDQRLVYSGKLLLDHLTLKDVLRKQDEYHMLHLVCASRTPPSSPKPPRSRGNKPQESAAGPTASQSSNSAGQVAAGEGSDWLRQQAGAFPYHHMYSQFMHSWTHQMASAPINTPSYYAPMTLMWWQQLYARQYYMHYQLLASSSQLLRPDQPSAQSSQSDPLSQRPQAGRHGNPEVQMNAQGGEILNEEELNRDWLDWVYTFSRAAILLSIVYFYSSFSRFVMVMMAMLVLYLHQAGWFPFNLENELQLPGDRPNQEEMEAELQNQDLQEVDGVNDDASDDDGESGEEGAEDPHSAPNAGFLSSTWSFIVTFFMSLIPEGPQNVAN
- the LOC103472666 gene encoding homocysteine-responsive endoplasmic reticulum-resident ubiquitin-like domain member 2 protein isoform X1, which gives rise to MDQGVVDSPVILVIKAPNQKYDDQTINCYQNWTVEKLKAHLSDVYPSKPSSKDQRLVYSGKLLLDHLTLKDVLRKQDEYHMLHLVCASRTPPSSPKPPRSRGNKPQESAAGPTASQSSNSAGQVAAGEGSDWLRQQAGAFPYHHMYSQFMHSWTHQMASAPINTPSYYAPMTLMWWQQLYARQYYMHYQLLASSSQLLRPDQPSAQSSQSDPLSQRPQAGRHGNPEVQMNAQGGEILNEEELNRDWLDWVYTFSRAAILLSIVYFYSSFSRFVMVMMAMLVLYLPEKYLNQIADCVGTLSPPGRLVSLQPGKRAAAPWRPAQSGRNGGRTAKPGPTRSGRSERRRLRRRRGERRGRSGGSSQRPQRRLLVLHVVLHRHVLHVADPRRAAERC